A portion of the Achromobacter sp. MFA1 R4 genome contains these proteins:
- a CDS encoding branched-chain amino acid ABC transporter permease, whose product MLDPAILFSSVLNGLTTGAVYALIALGLTLIYGVLHIINFAHGAALMVALYAVYLLKDRLGIDPYAALPLVVPGMFALGYALQRFVINRASHGKDENILLVTLGLAIVLENLALVWFKSDTRSIDTAYTLSTVEIGPAMIALPKVIAFCGALAVAAVLFWVIRSTDLGRAIRAVAREKQGAKLMGIDVEKVYAVSFGIGMACLGAAACFLLPAYYVNPQVGSGFVLVAFTIVVLGGMGSFVGALVGGLLIGVVESIGGLFLGDSLGQMGIFAIFIAVLLFRPQGLFGARG is encoded by the coding sequence ATGCTCGATCCCGCCATCCTCTTTTCCTCGGTGCTGAACGGCCTGACGACGGGCGCGGTGTACGCGCTCATCGCTCTGGGCCTGACCCTGATCTACGGGGTGCTGCACATCATCAACTTCGCCCATGGGGCGGCGCTCATGGTGGCGCTGTACGCCGTATACCTGCTCAAGGACCGCCTGGGCATCGACCCGTACGCGGCCCTGCCGCTGGTGGTGCCCGGGATGTTCGCGCTGGGCTATGCGTTGCAGCGTTTTGTCATCAACCGCGCCAGCCATGGCAAGGACGAGAACATCCTGCTGGTGACGCTGGGCCTGGCCATCGTGCTGGAGAACCTGGCGCTGGTCTGGTTCAAGTCCGACACGCGCAGCATCGACACCGCGTACACGCTGTCCACGGTCGAGATCGGGCCCGCCATGATCGCGCTGCCCAAGGTCATCGCGTTCTGTGGCGCGCTGGCGGTGGCGGCGGTGCTCTTCTGGGTCATCCGCAGCACCGACCTGGGCCGCGCGATCCGGGCCGTGGCCCGGGAAAAGCAGGGCGCCAAGCTGATGGGCATCGACGTCGAAAAGGTTTATGCGGTGTCGTTCGGCATCGGCATGGCCTGTCTGGGCGCCGCGGCCTGCTTCCTGCTGCCCGCCTATTACGTCAATCCTCAGGTGGGCAGCGGCTTCGTGCTGGTGGCCTTCACCATCGTGGTGCTGGGCGGCATGGGCAGTTTCGTGGGGGCGCTGGTGGGCGGGCTGCTGATCGGCGTGGTGGAGTCCATCGGGGGCCTGTTCCTGGGCGACTCGCTGGGCCAGATGGGCATCTTTGCGATCTTCATCGCGGTGCTGCTGTTTCGCCCGCAGGGGCTGTTCGGGGCGAGGGGCTAA
- a CDS encoding ABC transporter substrate-binding protein, protein MNSRRTFLYQSAAAAALVSAPWVARSQGATPIKVGVLHPVTGALAYSGQQCRLGALLAIEDINKAGGIKSLGGAPLQAVLGDAQSRPEAGSAEVEKMNEAGVAAIVGAYASAICLATTQTAAKYNLPHVVDVGVADQIVERGLKNTFRFGPGYRACSERAILDLAALNDAAGKPAKTVMIVHEDSLFGTGTAALLSKSLPQHGFEVKEVVKHPNPTRDFNNIVLRMRSVNPDIVIPANYYNEYALLLRAMKQQKVQPKAIYSVLGGAASSYKFLKEFPDIANGIIDCNHWFNPKDARVAPLKARVEEKGAYFSYEVFMTYTAMLLLADALERAKSADRAAIIEALASSTFQDNMMPYGPTKFVNGQNTGAQPLLTQVIGGDIKVIFPAEYRQADAVFPLKA, encoded by the coding sequence ATGAATTCGCGCCGCACTTTCCTCTATCAATCCGCCGCCGCGGCGGCCCTCGTGTCCGCGCCCTGGGTGGCCCGGTCGCAGGGCGCCACGCCCATCAAGGTCGGCGTGCTGCACCCGGTGACCGGCGCGCTGGCGTATTCCGGCCAGCAATGCCGCCTGGGCGCGCTGCTGGCGATCGAAGACATCAACAAGGCGGGCGGCATCAAGTCGCTGGGCGGCGCGCCGCTGCAGGCCGTGCTGGGCGATGCGCAGTCGCGTCCCGAGGCGGGCTCGGCCGAAGTCGAGAAGATGAACGAGGCGGGTGTGGCGGCCATCGTGGGCGCCTATGCGTCGGCGATCTGTCTGGCCACGACGCAGACGGCCGCCAAGTACAACCTGCCGCATGTGGTGGACGTGGGCGTGGCCGACCAGATCGTCGAGCGCGGCCTGAAGAACACCTTCCGCTTCGGACCGGGCTATCGCGCCTGCAGCGAACGCGCCATCCTGGACCTGGCCGCGCTGAACGACGCCGCCGGCAAGCCGGCCAAGACCGTGATGATCGTGCACGAGGACTCGCTCTTCGGCACCGGCACGGCGGCCCTCTTGTCCAAGTCGCTGCCGCAGCATGGGTTCGAGGTGAAGGAAGTGGTCAAGCACCCGAACCCGACGCGCGACTTCAACAACATCGTGCTGCGCATGCGGTCGGTCAATCCCGATATCGTGATTCCGGCCAACTATTACAACGAATACGCCTTGCTGCTGCGCGCCATGAAGCAGCAGAAGGTGCAGCCCAAGGCCATCTACTCGGTGCTGGGCGGGGCGGCGTCCAGCTACAAGTTCCTGAAGGAATTCCCGGACATCGCCAACGGCATCATCGACTGCAACCACTGGTTCAACCCCAAGGATGCGCGCGTGGCGCCGCTCAAGGCCCGCGTCGAAGAGAAGGGCGCGTATTTCAGCTACGAGGTCTTCATGACCTACACGGCGATGCTGCTGCTGGCCGACGCGCTGGAGCGCGCCAAGTCCGCCGACCGCGCCGCCATCATCGAGGCGCTGGCGTCCAGCACGTTCCAGGACAACATGATGCCCTACGGCCCGACCAAGTTCGTCAACGGCCAGAACACCGGCGCTCAGCCGCTGCTCACGCAGGTGATCGGGGGCGACATCAAGGTGATCTTCCCGGCCGAATACCGCCAGGCCGACGCCGTGTTCCCGCTGAAGGCCTGA
- a CDS encoding branched-chain amino acid ABC transporter permease — MKRDLCAIALFAVALAAVATFAQSGVLLTFVMMSLYAALLSQAWNILGGYGGQLSFGHALFFGVGAYAQALGQLNLGLNPWLVLPMAIALGALVGLAVGGLTFRYGLKGSYFALVTLAFAEVFRILALSVSFTGGGVGLMVPLQEGVANMQFGSRRGYIYLLLGFVLLALLVTAWLRHSRFGAYLQAVRDNEDAARAIGVNPLRVKLGGIALSAAFMSVAGAFYVQVFQYIDPGIAFGSAVSVEALVGAIVGGMGTLWGPLLGAVTLHALADLTRNLFGELPGISMVIYGVVLILIVMFMPRGITGGGQSLGRLFGMKERARV, encoded by the coding sequence ATGAAACGGGATCTCTGCGCAATCGCGCTCTTTGCCGTGGCCCTGGCGGCCGTGGCCACGTTCGCCCAGTCGGGCGTGCTGCTGACCTTCGTGATGATGTCGCTGTATGCGGCCCTGCTGTCGCAGGCCTGGAACATCCTGGGCGGATACGGCGGCCAGTTGTCGTTCGGGCATGCGCTGTTCTTTGGCGTGGGCGCGTATGCGCAGGCGCTGGGCCAGCTCAACCTGGGCCTGAACCCCTGGCTGGTGCTGCCAATGGCGATCGCCCTGGGCGCGCTGGTCGGCCTGGCGGTGGGCGGGCTGACGTTCCGCTACGGGCTCAAGGGTTCGTATTTCGCGCTGGTGACGCTGGCGTTCGCCGAAGTGTTCCGCATCCTGGCGCTGTCCGTGTCCTTCACCGGGGGCGGTGTGGGGCTGATGGTGCCGCTGCAGGAAGGCGTGGCCAACATGCAGTTCGGCTCGCGCCGCGGCTACATCTACCTGCTGCTGGGCTTCGTGCTGCTGGCCCTGCTGGTGACGGCATGGCTGCGCCATTCGCGCTTCGGCGCCTACCTGCAGGCGGTGCGCGACAACGAGGACGCGGCGCGCGCCATCGGCGTGAATCCGCTGCGCGTGAAGCTGGGCGGCATCGCGCTGTCCGCGGCGTTCATGAGCGTGGCGGGGGCCTTCTACGTGCAGGTCTTCCAGTACATCGACCCGGGCATCGCCTTCGGCTCGGCCGTGTCGGTGGAAGCCCTGGTGGGCGCCATCGTCGGCGGCATGGGCACCCTGTGGGGCCCGCTGCTGGGCGCGGTGACGCTGCATGCGCTGGCCGACCTGACCCGCAACCTGTTCGGCGAACTGCCGGGCATCAGCATGGTGATCTACGGCGTGGTGCTGATCCTCATCGTGATGTTCATGCCGCGCGGCATCACCGGCGGTGGGCAGTCGCTGGGCCGCCTGTTTGGAATGAAGGAGCGCGCCCGTGTCTGA
- a CDS encoding autotransporter domain-containing protein yields the protein MFVTRSMLVGGAGGGNSLGAAGGRGGDGELSLTGATFFLNETLQIGGAGGGGSASVPTGGQGGDGTVTVDGNSSLHFLGAGRALVVGGGTGGGAGVLNLGPGTVIFPGLGTFTINANGTLNIGNESPNAATGGMIAVLPTLINNGTINFNQSGSYALSAGITGSGSLAVNSSSGATLTGTNTYTGGTTVSAGTLYIGQGGAAGSIAGDIVNNSSVAFNRSGIIDYAGDISGSGSLINLGTGLLRLSGASTATGQIIVSNGGMELTGASARLGSVTSDVYVGADAAAQLTVSNGAQLTSHDVRVASSSYAGAATVTGADSTWSANYLAIGGAPGGDGSLQVMDGARLSAAKSFVGNAANGTALVSGANSRWDSQFGLILGSGGGGTGSVVVDGGATLSAQQVEIAGVGGSAEINGSDATGRGVLQTAYVDRHAGTSIGTVDFNGGVLRATASETDLFRGFIAGDITLGAGGMYLDSNGFDVGASTVLDGAGRLTKTGAGTLTLSGANTYSGGTAIQGGTLSVSADVSLGAAIGNLEMAGGTLATTASFDTSRNVSLAQNGAFNVANGTQLGLTGTVSGPGALVKDGAGTLTLSGTNTHASTRVLAGTLIGNSASIRGDLLNNGSVVFDQGVDGSAAGSMSGTGSNTKRGAGVLTLAGTNALNWNIEQGTLASEASRYSGNATIGAAGTLRLAQAANGSYAGQISGSGIFEKTGAGALTLSADNSAYTGTTRVQAGMLTVANQLGGNADVVGGRLHVTGVLSGNAAIGNTAILSGTGTIGQNVTLTGGTLQGAQGDTLTIRGDLTLDSASQVNVALGNAPSNALFDVQGNLALAGTLNVTDDGGFGPGVYRLFDYGGTLTANTLAIGAAPTGVTAADLRIQTAVNGQVNLMSTAGATLSFWDGSNAALRDNSAIDGGVGTWRTDGRNWTNADGTLNGRFQPNPTFAVFQGQAGTVAVDDTAGAVSVTGMQIASNGYRIEGDSIALAGGAETILRVGSGDVSGAAITGTIASNLTGASKLVKADYGTLVLTGANAYTGGTEVRTGTLVGDAASIRGNLLNNGAVVFNQATNAAYAGFVSGTGTMAKQGAGTLQLLGDSSAFTGQTQVQSGMLWLSDKLGGSASVTGGRLHADGILGGDVTVSGAGILSGSGRVDGNATLAGGVLEGVDGQTLTIGGDLSLSGASQVNVTLDRASNNALFDVGGNLTLAGTLNVTDQGGFGAGVYRLFDYGGSLVDNGLTVGTTPAGIDANTLAVQTAVGGQVNLASISGVTLGFWDGDDTARHDNGAIDGGAGTWRADGRNWANTHGTLNGPFQPNPTFAVFQARAGTVRVDASAGAIGITGMQIATDGYRIEGDAIALQGAGGESIIRVGAGSSADASMTGTIASSLTGASKLAKADYGRLVLTADNTYTGGTDVRLGTLSVSRDANLGAATGGVTLSGGVLATTASFTTNRAITLTQASGIDVSSGTTLGLSGAISGSGDLSKAGAGVLTVSGDGSGYTGSLRVQEGALNLASTGKLGGALTLASGTLLQGAGQVGTTTLQSGAILAPGKVNGTLNVAGNLTFMPGSVYQVAADPASSDSARVAVSGVANLAGAVVHVGPEGGFETTRQYTILSANAINGQFDNVSSNYAFLAPALRYGAQDVTLQLGRKQVPAEPGTPSRPIAFADAARTGNQRAVANALDSLPADNALHQYILTLPDGAPPAAFNSLSGEAHASVASSLMGSSSITRTLPLSYLRANLNAGMRPGAPTAQAGGTLSASALPSSNARPAWAELVGNWQTQNATDNTAQVRQHTGGVFVGADHAVGNGWRVGGAVGYTDSKIRVDDRSSNADVSGYSAAIYGGKSFEAGAGKLNLLVGTSYTWHDVSTERYAAVAGASQKLTADYGASTTQLFTELGYAMPLSDRSTLEPFVGLAWSELRSRSFKESGGSAALNGQSSSDTQTSSTLGMRAQTDFTVRGAEGRLQATLGWRHAFGDVLPQSTMAFDGGQAFTVSGAPIARNAAVAELGAEVAVSRNASLGLNYSGQYGGGNREHAGSLNARWRY from the coding sequence GTGTTCGTAACCCGCTCAATGCTGGTGGGCGGGGCGGGCGGAGGTAACAGCCTGGGAGCCGCCGGTGGCCGCGGCGGAGACGGCGAACTGTCGCTGACAGGCGCCACGTTTTTTCTGAATGAGACGCTACAGATCGGCGGCGCTGGCGGCGGTGGTTCGGCGTCCGTGCCGACAGGCGGCCAAGGCGGCGACGGCACGGTGACGGTAGACGGCAATTCCTCCCTGCACTTCCTCGGCGCGGGGAGGGCGCTGGTGGTAGGCGGCGGAACCGGTGGCGGAGCCGGCGTGCTGAACCTGGGTCCGGGGACCGTGATTTTCCCGGGTCTTGGGACGTTCACCATTAACGCCAATGGCACCCTCAATATCGGAAACGAGTCGCCCAACGCCGCGACGGGCGGCATGATCGCCGTCCTGCCCACCCTGATCAACAACGGAACGATCAACTTCAACCAGTCCGGGTCCTACGCGCTGAGCGCGGGCATCACAGGTTCAGGTTCCTTGGCGGTCAACAGCAGCAGCGGGGCGACGCTTACCGGCACTAACACGTATACGGGCGGAACGACCGTATCCGCGGGTACCCTGTACATCGGCCAGGGCGGCGCCGCGGGCTCAATCGCGGGCGATATCGTCAACAACTCGTCGGTCGCTTTCAACAGAAGCGGCATCATCGACTACGCCGGCGACATCAGCGGCTCGGGTTCGTTGATCAACCTGGGCACCGGCCTGCTGCGGCTGTCGGGTGCCAGCACCGCGACAGGTCAGATCATTGTTTCCAACGGCGGCATGGAGTTGACGGGCGCTTCGGCGCGGTTGGGAAGCGTGACGTCCGATGTATACGTCGGTGCGGACGCCGCTGCGCAATTGACCGTCAGCAACGGCGCGCAATTGACGTCCCATGACGTGCGGGTCGCTTCCTCTTCTTATGCCGGTGCCGCAACCGTGACGGGAGCAGATTCGACGTGGTCGGCCAACTACCTTGCGATCGGTGGGGCCCCGGGCGGGGATGGCTCGTTGCAAGTCATGGACGGCGCTCGGCTATCGGCCGCGAAGAGCTTCGTCGGCAATGCTGCAAACGGGACCGCCCTGGTCTCTGGCGCAAATTCACGATGGGACAGCCAATTCGGGTTGATCCTGGGCAGCGGAGGAGGCGGGACGGGCTCGGTGGTCGTGGACGGGGGCGCCACATTGAGCGCCCAGCAGGTAGAGATCGCCGGTGTGGGCGGATCTGCGGAAATCAACGGTTCGGACGCGACCGGCCGAGGGGTGCTGCAGACAGCGTACGTTGACAGACATGCCGGCACCTCGATAGGCACCGTCGACTTCAATGGCGGTGTGCTGCGGGCGACAGCCTCGGAAACCGACCTCTTCCGGGGCTTCATCGCCGGCGACATTACGCTGGGCGCGGGCGGCATGTACCTGGATTCCAACGGCTTCGACGTGGGCGCCTCGACGGTGCTGGACGGCGCCGGTCGGCTCACCAAAACCGGCGCGGGCACGTTGACGCTGTCCGGTGCCAACACGTATTCGGGCGGCACCGCGATCCAGGGCGGCACGCTGTCGGTATCGGCCGACGTCAGTCTGGGCGCGGCCATCGGCAACCTGGAGATGGCCGGTGGCACGCTGGCTACGACCGCCAGCTTCGACACGAGTCGCAACGTCTCCCTGGCGCAGAACGGCGCATTCAATGTGGCAAACGGTACGCAACTGGGCTTGACCGGCACGGTCTCGGGCCCGGGTGCTCTCGTCAAGGACGGCGCCGGCACGCTGACGCTATCGGGCACCAACACGCATGCCAGCACGCGGGTGCTGGCCGGCACCCTGATCGGCAACAGCGCGTCGATCCGTGGCGACTTGCTCAACAATGGCTCGGTCGTCTTCGACCAGGGCGTGGACGGCAGCGCCGCGGGTTCGATGTCAGGCACCGGCAGCAATACCAAGCGTGGGGCGGGCGTCCTGACCCTGGCCGGCACGAACGCGCTGAACTGGAACATCGAACAAGGCACGCTTGCCAGCGAGGCCTCGCGTTACAGCGGCAACGCCACCATTGGCGCCGCGGGCACGCTGCGCCTGGCACAAGCGGCCAACGGCAGCTACGCCGGCCAGATCTCCGGCAGCGGCATCTTCGAGAAAACCGGCGCGGGCGCACTGACCCTGAGTGCGGACAACAGCGCCTACACCGGCACGACGCGCGTGCAGGCCGGCATGCTGACCGTGGCCAATCAACTGGGCGGCAATGCGGACGTGGTGGGCGGCCGCCTGCATGTGACGGGCGTGCTAAGCGGCAATGCCGCCATCGGCAATACCGCCATCCTGTCGGGCACCGGCACCATCGGCCAGAACGTCACGCTGACGGGCGGCACACTGCAAGGCGCGCAAGGCGACACGCTGACCATCCGCGGCGATCTCACGCTGGACAGTGCCAGCCAGGTCAATGTGGCGTTGGGCAATGCTCCGTCCAACGCGCTGTTCGATGTGCAGGGCAACCTGGCCTTGGCCGGCACGCTGAACGTCACCGACGATGGCGGGTTTGGCCCCGGCGTCTACCGCCTGTTCGACTATGGCGGCACGCTGACCGCGAACACGCTGGCCATCGGCGCCGCACCCACAGGTGTGACGGCCGCTGACCTGCGCATCCAGACGGCCGTCAACGGCCAGGTCAACCTGATGTCCACCGCCGGCGCCACGCTGAGCTTCTGGGACGGCAGCAATGCCGCGCTGCGTGACAACAGCGCGATTGATGGCGGCGTGGGCACGTGGCGCACCGATGGCAGGAACTGGACCAACGCCGACGGCACCCTGAACGGCCGCTTCCAGCCCAACCCCACCTTTGCCGTGTTCCAGGGCCAGGCAGGCACCGTGGCGGTGGATGACACGGCGGGTGCGGTGAGCGTGACGGGCATGCAGATCGCGTCGAACGGTTACCGCATTGAAGGCGATTCGATTGCGCTGGCTGGCGGCGCGGAAACCATCCTGCGCGTGGGCTCGGGCGATGTGTCCGGCGCGGCCATCACCGGCACCATCGCGTCGAACCTGACCGGGGCAAGCAAGCTGGTGAAGGCCGACTACGGCACGCTGGTGCTGACGGGCGCCAACGCTTATACGGGCGGCACTGAAGTCCGCACGGGTACGTTGGTGGGCGATGCGGCGTCGATTCGGGGCAATCTGCTGAACAACGGCGCTGTCGTGTTCAACCAGGCTACCAATGCTGCCTACGCGGGCTTTGTGTCGGGCACGGGCACGATGGCCAAGCAAGGCGCGGGCACGCTGCAGCTGTTGGGCGACAGCAGCGCCTTTACCGGCCAGACGCAGGTCCAATCCGGGATGCTGTGGCTGTCGGACAAGCTGGGCGGCTCGGCCTCGGTCACGGGCGGTCGGCTGCATGCTGACGGCATTCTGGGCGGCGATGTCACCGTAAGCGGCGCGGGCATCCTGTCTGGCTCCGGCCGCGTGGATGGCAACGCCACGCTGGCGGGCGGCGTGCTGGAAGGCGTGGATGGACAGACACTGACCATTGGTGGCGACTTGTCGCTGTCCGGCGCCAGCCAGGTCAACGTGACACTGGACCGGGCGTCGAACAACGCGCTGTTTGATGTCGGCGGCAACCTGACCCTGGCCGGCACGTTGAACGTGACGGACCAGGGCGGCTTTGGCGCAGGCGTTTATCGCTTGTTCGACTACGGTGGCAGCTTGGTCGACAACGGCCTGACCGTGGGCACCACGCCCGCTGGTATCGATGCCAACACGTTGGCCGTGCAGACGGCGGTGGGCGGACAAGTGAACCTGGCCTCGATATCCGGCGTAACGCTGGGCTTCTGGGACGGCGACGACACGGCCCGCCACGATAACGGCGCCATCGACGGCGGCGCGGGCACCTGGCGCGCCGATGGCCGCAACTGGGCCAACACGCACGGCACGCTGAACGGTCCGTTCCAACCCAACCCCACCTTCGCGGTCTTCCAGGCGCGGGCGGGAACGGTCAGGGTGGACGCCTCGGCCGGCGCGATCGGCATCACCGGCATGCAGATTGCCACCGATGGCTATCGCATTGAAGGCGACGCCATCGCGCTGCAAGGCGCGGGCGGTGAGAGCATCATCCGCGTGGGGGCGGGGTCGTCGGCGGACGCCAGCATGACGGGCACCATTGCCTCGAGCCTGACCGGCGCCAGCAAGCTGGCCAAGGCCGATTACGGCCGCCTGGTGCTGACCGCCGACAACACCTACACCGGCGGCACGGATGTGCGCCTGGGCACGTTGTCGGTGTCCAGGGACGCCAACCTGGGCGCGGCCACGGGCGGCGTGACGCTGAGCGGCGGCGTGCTGGCCACGACGGCCAGCTTCACGACAAACCGCGCCATCACGCTGACGCAGGCGAGCGGCATCGATGTGTCGTCCGGCACCACGCTCGGCTTGTCCGGCGCGATCAGCGGCAGCGGTGACTTGAGCAAGGCAGGGGCGGGCGTGCTTACCGTGTCGGGCGACGGCAGCGGCTACACCGGCAGCCTGCGGGTGCAGGAAGGCGCGCTGAACCTTGCATCGACCGGCAAGCTCGGCGGCGCCTTGACCTTGGCCAGCGGCACGCTGTTGCAAGGCGCGGGCCAAGTCGGCACGACCACGCTGCAAAGCGGCGCCATTCTGGCGCCGGGCAAGGTCAACGGTACCTTGAACGTGGCGGGCAATCTGACCTTCATGCCGGGGTCCGTCTATCAGGTGGCGGCCGATCCGGCGTCATCCGACAGCGCCCGCGTGGCCGTCAGCGGCGTTGCCAATCTGGCCGGCGCCGTGGTGCACGTCGGGCCGGAAGGCGGTTTTGAAACCACGCGTCAGTACACCATCCTGAGCGCCAACGCCATCAACGGCCAGTTCGACAACGTGTCGTCGAACTACGCCTTCCTGGCGCCAGCCCTGCGCTACGGCGCGCAGGATGTCACGCTGCAACTCGGGCGCAAGCAGGTGCCGGCAGAGCCCGGCACGCCCTCTCGCCCCATCGCCTTTGCCGACGCCGCGCGCACCGGCAACCAACGCGCCGTGGCCAATGCGCTGGACAGCCTGCCGGCCGACAATGCGCTGCACCAATACATCCTGACCTTGCCCGACGGCGCGCCGCCGGCCGCCTTCAACAGCCTGTCCGGCGAAGCGCACGCCAGCGTCGCGTCCAGCCTGATGGGTTCCAGCAGCATTACGCGCACGCTACCGCTGTCGTACCTGCGGGCGAACCTGAACGCGGGCATGCGTCCGGGCGCGCCCACGGCGCAAGCGGGCGGCACGCTGTCCGCGTCCGCCTTGCCGTCGTCGAATGCCCGGCCCGCGTGGGCCGAGCTGGTCGGCAACTGGCAAACGCAGAACGCCACGGACAACACCGCGCAAGTCCGGCAGCACACCGGCGGCGTCTTCGTTGGCGCCGATCATGCCGTGGGCAACGGCTGGCGGGTGGGCGGGGCCGTCGGCTACACCGACAGCAAGATCCGGGTTGACGATCGCTCGTCGAACGCCGACGTGTCCGGCTACAGCGCGGCCATCTATGGCGGCAAATCGTTCGAGGCGGGTGCGGGCAAGCTGAACCTGCTGGTCGGGACGTCGTACACCTGGCACGACGTCAGCACCGAACGCTACGCCGCCGTGGCCGGCGCATCGCAAAAGCTGACCGCCGACTACGGCGCCAGCACCACCCAGCTCTTCACCGAACTGGGCTATGCCATGCCCTTATCAGACCGCAGCACGCTTGAGCCCTTCGTGGGCCTGGCGTGGAGCGAACTGCGCAGCCGCAGCTTCAAGGAATCGGGCGGCTCGGCGGCCTTGAACGGCCAAAGCAGCAGCGACACGCAAACCAGCAGCACGCTGGGCATGCGCGCACAAACGGACTTCACGGTCAGGGGCGCCGAAGGCCGCTTGCAAGCCACGCTGGGCTGGCGCCATGCGTTTGGCGATGTGTTGCCGCAATCCACCATGGCGTTTGATGGCGGCCAGGCGTTCACGGTGTCGGGTGCTCCGATTGCGCGTAACGCGGCGGTTGCCGAGCTGGGCGCGGAAGTGGCGGTGTCCAGGAATGCGTCGCTGGGCTTGAACTACAGCGGACAGTACGGCGGCGGAAATCGCGAACACGCGGGGTCGTTGAACGCGCGCTGGCGGTATTGA
- a CDS encoding GntR family transcriptional regulator — translation MGTSLPLPKYHQIYLVLREQLQEGRFDQDGVPGEHALADQFDVARITIRKAMEMLVADGLVSRRPGLGTWPLRGAPSAQRAPAPTAQQKAHLTGLLENIVNMGLRTSVQVLDSTLVYAPPAVAEALHIATGTPVHKSLRVRSTEAGPLSYITTYVPQSVADFTREDLEREPLLMLLEAAGVEFGGATQTISARLADAQVARHLDVAVGSALLAVTRLVRDVDDRPVQWLQGLYRPDRYQYQLQLSRVGSIDAKVWVSEELSAQFH, via the coding sequence ATGGGAACCTCATTACCGCTTCCGAAATACCACCAGATCTACCTCGTCCTGCGCGAACAGCTGCAGGAGGGGCGGTTTGACCAGGACGGCGTGCCTGGCGAGCACGCGCTGGCGGACCAGTTCGACGTGGCGCGCATCACCATCCGCAAGGCGATGGAGATGCTGGTGGCGGACGGCCTGGTCTCGCGCCGGCCGGGCCTGGGCACCTGGCCCCTGCGCGGCGCGCCCAGCGCCCAGCGCGCCCCGGCGCCCACCGCGCAGCAGAAGGCGCACCTGACCGGCCTGCTCGAAAACATTGTGAACATGGGCCTGCGCACGTCGGTGCAGGTGCTGGACAGCACGCTGGTGTACGCACCGCCCGCCGTGGCCGAGGCGCTGCATATCGCGACAGGCACGCCCGTGCACAAAAGCCTGCGGGTGCGCAGCACCGAGGCGGGTCCGCTCTCTTACATCACTACCTATGTGCCCCAGTCCGTGGCGGACTTCACGCGCGAGGACCTCGAACGCGAGCCGCTCCTGATGCTGCTGGAAGCGGCCGGGGTGGAATTCGGCGGCGCGACGCAGACCATTTCCGCGCGTCTGGCCGATGCGCAGGTGGCGCGCCACCTGGACGTGGCGGTGGGATCGGCGCTGCTCGCCGTGACGCGCCTGGTGCGCGACGTCGACGACCGGCCCGTGCAATGGCTGCAGGGCCTGTACCGGCCTGACCGCTACCAATATCAGTTGCAGCTATCGCGCGTCGGCAGCATCGACGCCAAGGTCTGGGTCAGCGAAGAGCTGTCGGCCCAATTTCATTGA